Proteins found in one Bifidobacteriaceae bacterium genomic segment:
- a CDS encoding type II toxin-antitoxin system VapC family toxin — protein sequence MRLLLDTNVLLWSLEDHPRLAPFRDAVTDGANVVFFSAMSVAEISLKSSLGKLQVEPGYADALAAAGYRELHLTARHAEAAADLPWHHRDPFDRLLIAQALVEGLTVATADRVFEQYEVRVLGA from the coding sequence ATGAGGCTCCTGCTTGACACGAACGTGCTGCTCTGGTCGCTGGAGGACCATCCCCGCCTGGCGCCGTTCCGCGACGCGGTGACCGATGGCGCCAACGTGGTGTTCTTCTCGGCCATGAGCGTCGCCGAGATCTCGTTGAAATCATCGCTCGGAAAGCTCCAGGTCGAGCCGGGCTACGCTGACGCGCTCGCCGCGGCCGGCTACCGCGAACTCCACCTGACCGCCCGCCACGCCGAAGCGGCCGCCGACCTGCCCTGGCACCACCGCGACCCGTTCGACCGGCTGTTGATCGCCCAGGCCCTGGTCGAAGGGCTCACCGTCGCCACCGCGGACAGAGTCTTCGAGCAGTACGAGGTCAGGGTGCTCGGAGCCTGA
- a CDS encoding type II toxin-antitoxin system Phd/YefM family antitoxin, producing the protein MVFDDQAISIYDFKAHLSQIVAEIERTGDPVVVTRHGRPVVRVLPAAAGGAQRPVGLWRGKMTAPDGWDRFTEQDELDWYGA; encoded by the coding sequence ATGGTTTTCGACGATCAGGCAATCAGCATCTACGACTTCAAGGCCCACTTGTCCCAGATCGTGGCGGAAATCGAACGCACGGGCGACCCCGTGGTGGTCACTAGGCACGGCCGTCCCGTGGTGCGGGTCCTGCCCGCAGCAGCCGGGGGTGCGCAACGCCCGGTAGGGCTGTGGCGAGGCAAGATGACGGCACCAGACGGGTGGGACCGGTTCACCGAGCAGGACGAGTTGGATTGGTACGGGGCATGA